The Engraulis encrasicolus isolate BLACKSEA-1 chromosome 4, IST_EnEncr_1.0, whole genome shotgun sequence genome includes a window with the following:
- the pnpla2 gene encoding patatin-like phospholipase domain-containing protein 2, which translates to MFPLDSGWSISFAGCGFLGIYHIGAASCLMDQAPFLVENAQHVYGASAGALTASALVSGACLGDAGGSIIEVAKEARKRFMGPMHPSFNLVKIIGSVLSRTLPSDAHQHATGRLGISLTRVADGENVIVSHFDSKEDLIQACVCSAFIPVYCGLIPPTLQGVRYVDGGISDNLPHHHLKNTITVSPFSGESDICPRDDSSTNMHELRFTNTSIQFTLGNLYRVSRALFPPEPQMMKNLCKQGYRDAMRFLKTNGLLQFRRPLPSLSIRGAEEEKAEEKDVEQEKKEEKEEEKMEGIRGEGEEEKEEDREAQRRRSLLPNCVTHTVEEHYHFEHLPPKLHRALVEACRERRGLIQSLGNMLPVRLASTLMLPYTLPLESAMSLTVRLVEWLPDVPEDVSWLKEQTLKVLHSAGKTVTHKVSSRFSYQLELGQVWGLPASASASASRLLPGWVCEGGTSMLGALLRLEQYPRQLLPGLSCVNMDLWGTFRTSSHAHTHTQTDADACTHTDTHSNHQEYMQMDSLSAEERSGMSVPSDVSDSTAPQSVEVGSDSGGL; encoded by the exons ATGTTTCCATTGGATTCGGGATGGAGTATTTCGTTCGCCGGTTGCGGATTCCTGGGGATCTATCATATCGGAGCGGCCAGTTGCTTGATGGATCAGGCGCCGTTCCTTGTGGAGAATGCCCAGCACGTTTACGGGGCCTCGGCTGGTGCTCTTACCGCCTCGGCCCTGGTCAGTGGGGCATGCCTGG GCGATGCCGGCGGCAGCATCATTGAGGTGGCGAAGGAGGCTCGCAAGCGCTTCATGGGCCCCATGCACCCGTCCTTCAACCTGGTGAAGATCATCGGCTCCGTGCTGTCCCGCACGCTGCCCTCCGATGCCCACCAGCACGCCACCGGCCGCCTGGGCATCTCGCTCACACGCGTCGCAGACGGAGAGAACGTCATCGTCTCGCACTTTGACAGCAAAGAGGACCTGATAcag gcgtgtgtgtgcagcGCTTTCATCCCAGTGTACTGCGGCCTTATCCCCCCAACCCTTCAGGGCGTG AGGTATGTGGATGGAGGGATCTCTGACAAcctgccccaccaccacctgaaGAACACCATCACGGTGTCTCCGTTCTCGGGCGAGAGTGACATCTGTCCCCGGGATGACTCCTCCACCAACATGCACGAGCTGCGCTTCACCAACACCAGCATCCAGTTCACACTGGGCAACCTCTACCGGGTATCCAGAGCGCTCTTCCCACCCGAAccacag ATGATGAAGAATCTATGCAAACAGGGTTACAGAGATGCCATGCGATTCCTCAAGACAAACG ggCTACTTCAGTTCAGGAGGCCTCTCCCTTCACTGAGCatcagaggagcagaggaggagaaggcggAAGAGAAGGATGTGGAgcaagaaaagaaggaggagaaagaggaggagaagatggagggaataagaggagagggagaggaggagaaggaggaggacagggaagcACAGAGGCGGAGAAGTCTGCTGCCTAACTGtgtcacacacactgtggagGAGCACTACCACTTTGAACACCTTCCTCCCAAACTGCACCGAG CTCTAGTGGAAGCCTGTCGAGAGAGGCGGGGCCTGATCCAGTCGCTAGGCAACATGCTCCCCGTCCGATTGGCTTCCACTCTCATGCTGCCGTACACACTACCTCTGGAGTCTGCCATGTCCCTCACTGTCAG gttggtGGAGTGGTTGCCTGATGTTCCTGAGGATGTGAGTTGGCTGAAGGAACAGACACTAAAGGTTCTGCACTCGGCAGGGAAGACTGTGACCCACAAGGTGTCTTCACG TTTCTCCTACCAGTTGGAGCTGGGCCAGGTTTGGGGTTTGCCAGCGTCCGCCAGTGCCAGCGCATCCCGGCTGCTGCCCGGGTGGGTGTGCGAGGGGGGCACCTCCATGCTGGGCGCCCTGTTGCGGCTGGAGCAGTACCCCCGCCAGCTCCTGCCGGGCCTCTCCTGCGTCAACATGGACCTGTGGGGCACCTTCCGCACctcctctcacgcacacacacacacgcagacagacgctGACGcgtgcacgcatacagacacacactccaaccACCAAGAATACATGCAGATGGACAGCCTCTCcgctgaggagaggagtggcatgAGTGTGCCATCAGACGTTTCTGATTCTACTGCACCTCAGTCTGTGGAAGTGGGTTCTGACTCTGGAGGACTGTGA